GTTTAACGATGCGCATCTACTGTTGTTGGGAGGACATTTAAAGAAGTATTTAatgttgtaattttttttcttcacttAGATTTTTTCCACAGGATTTTACTGTCAAGGTTTTAACGAGCCAGCATTTGAATCACGATAAATTTACCAAGCATCTATTTTGCCAAATGAAGATTTTGACGAATCAATTGTGGTACTAATAATCATCTAAGGAGGAGtgttataaaataatttcttattatagataattaaatatttgtgaTCAAGATAAATATTacaatataatatttgtaaagatttgtattctcttatttttcatgtaaataAGATGATTAAGTTCAATAAAAATTGCACCCGAGTACTGACTCATTCTATCTTCTCTCATGAATCATCTCTACTCATCTctataacataataaaatatcatagctaactcaatatattttataacaaATTCGGTAAGTGAACTAACGAGGTCATCTCTTCATATGACAACTTCCAAGTTCCCTGACAACCCTCATTTTTGTTGCCTTCAAAACATTCCCCTCTTCCAGATATATTAGTTCTAAACCATCCAAAAATTTTTGAGACAGTTAGACAGATTGAGTTGCCGCATTTGTAAGATCTTGGATGCCAACCATTCACCATTCTGTACAACAGATCTTGATTTCGATGTGAAAAATTATCAGTATGCGATATACAAAGCAAGATTGAGTCCACCATGTTTGTCATGCCAAATGACATAAATGTCACCATGTTCTTccatttttgtttattttgtaaaaatatttatgacgCATTTTTGTAGTTTTAGTGTGACTCTGGGACTGTATTGATTGTCTGGTACAAACAGGAACGGAGCCACCCCAAAGGCTGGGGTGGGCTCCAGCCCATGCTATATTTTAGGGACAAACTAATAATATGGattggatttttttatattaaattttagtcTTATATTTTCAACTTAGTAAATTTTTCAGCCCATTTTTAGCCCATTTCTTTGAGCATATTTCATAGCCGTCTCACAGGGGCTTCTTTTTGCACAAAAAGCTTCATCTCCAACAAATGGATACTGAGGGGAGAGAGATTCATATGGGTACAAATATCTTATAAACGTTATCAGACTAACAATTAGCTTGTTTGTTAACTCGGTCATTAGTTAGTTCTAGTCGGTTAGATAGTTAGTTAGCTTACTCAATTGATATAAATAAGAGATGTACAGACTACTACCAACTAACTCTCTcaaaatgaataataaaattcaTCTTCCATTCAGTGTATGCTCACCTCTGTAATATGGTATTAGAGCATTTCCGCCCAACAGTGAGATTGCGATTATCTCATCGAGCTGATATCCGGTGAGTTCATTTTCCTTCTAAAATTTCAGATCGGTGCTTTTCATTCTCAAATTTGCAATTGGAACTTCTGAATATCGGCATCTGGATCTATGGCAAACACGAATTCCTCGGCATGGAATCTGCAAATGGGGCAATCAGCTGTTGACGATCAATCGAGCCCCTACTTTCTACATCATTCTGATAATCCAGGGCTGCTCCTGGTTTCACAGCAACTCACGGGTGAAAATTTTCCGTCATGGCATCGGGCAATGACAATTGCACTCTCTGTTAAGAACAACCTGGGTTTCATTGATGGATCTATTCCCAAGCCACCAGAGACTGATCTCAACTTGACAAATGCGTGGACACAAAACAACAACATAGTCATTTCTTGGCTACTGAATTTTGTATCCAAGGAGATCTCAGCAAGCGTTCTGTTCGCGGAATCGGCTGAAGACATATGAAAGGATCTGCGGGATCGTTTTCAACAAAGCAATGCTCCCAGAATATTTCAACTACGTAGAGAATTGATCAATTTACGCCAAGATCAAGATCCGGTTGGTATTCACTTTACCAAGCTTAAAGCCATTTGGGAAGAATTAAATCAATTTCGTCCGGTTTGCAATTGTGGTAAGTGCAACTGTAATGGGGTCAAGAACATTGACAATTATGTTCAGATGGATTACGCCATGACATTCCTCATGGGTCTCAATGACTCATTTGCTCACATTAGAAGTCAAGTTCTTCTACTTGATCCTCTTCCGTCTATCAACAGAATTTTCGCTTTAGTCATACAAGAAGAGAGACAAAGGGTTGTTGGAAATCAGTCCAATTTCAATACACCCACAAACGACTTGGCATTTGCACTCAAAGGGGAGCAACACCAATCACAGTATAataataaaccaagaaataaatttcaaaaaggTAGACCCTATTGTACTTCTTGCAATGCTCTTGGACACACTGTGGAGACATGTTACAAGATTCATGGCTATCCACCCGGATACAAAAACAGAACCAAATATGTGAATAGAAGTTCACCTGCTCCAATAAATCAAGTGTCAGGACAGATTGCCTCATCTGGAACCCGAGACTCTCTTGATGCTTCTCCTTCAAATATCTTACAGAATTTTGATAAAAACCAGATGGAACAACTGATGGACATGTTTGTTCAACATCTTTCTGCTGCTGACAAAAAACTTGATCGGCAAAATGGTTCGAATGATCAATTTAGTTCAGGTACTTGCTTATCGATATCTATTCCTAATGTTTTGCATTCGCCTTCATGTTGGATCGTGGATTCGGGGGCATCTCGACATATTTGCTCGAATGTGAATTCTTTCACTTCTCTTAAAACAGTGGACAATTCACGTGTCATCCTGCCTAATCATGAATACATTGATGTCAAACTATGTGGTAAAGTTAGATTGGGATCTTTGGTTCTGTCTGATGTTCTTTACATACCCGAGTTCAAATTTAACTTACTGTCTGTCAGCTCCTTTATAGCCAACAGAGAAGTTGTGATCAATTTCTATCGCCATTCATTTGTCATCCAGGAAACAACAACCAAGAAGATAATTGGCAAGGGTAATCGGATAGAAGGTCTCTATGTTCTAGAAGTCAAGACTCTGTAAAATTACAATTCATACTCAAATGTTCTTGTCAATCAAGTTAGTTCACAAATTTGGCACTGCCGTCTTGGGCATCCTTCAATGAAGATAGTACATAATTTGAAACCTCATTTACATTACAAGGATACTGAGGTACCTGATATACCATGTTCTATCTGTCCATTAGCAAAACAAAGAAGATTACCATTTGTTTCTCATCACAATATGTCTTCAAAGTCTTTGGATCTCGTACATTGTGACATTTGTGGTACATATCATGCTCCTACGTATAATAATCAACGATATTTCTTGACTCTAGTTGACGACTGTACAAGGTTTACATGGGTTTTTCTTTTACAACACAAGTCTGAGGCAATGAGTATAGTGTCTAGATTCTGTCAAATGGTTGAAACTCAATTCACCATGAAATTCAAGGCCTTTCGTACTGATAATGCTAAAGAACTTGAGTTCACCAAGCTGCTACAGACCAAAGGAATTTTGCATCAGTTTTCATGTGTGCAAACTCCTCAACAAAATTCGGTAGTAGAAAGGAAACAACAACACTTGCTTAATGTTGCTCGTTCTTTGTTTTTTCAATCACATGTGCCTATTCGTTTCTGGAATGAAtgtattttgacagcaacttacTTGATAAACCGCGTACCTTCACCTTGGACACACAACAAATCTCCCTATGAGCTGTTGTACCAGAAAAGTGTGGATTATTCACAGTTTCGTGTATTTGGTTGTCTTGCATTTGCTTCCACCTTATCAGCTCACCGCGACAAGTTTCTTCCAAGAGCTCGTGTATGTATCTTTTTGGGATATCCTCCAAACATGAAAGCATACAAATTACTTGACATTAAGAGCAAGGAAATATTTATATCACGAGATGTGATTTTTCATGAATCTATATTCCCATTTCTTTCTATATCTACCGAGGAAGAGTTCATTGATCCATTTCCCAACTTGGTCATCCTTACATCAGCACCTGTGGACACTAGTGAATGTTTGGACAGAAACGTGCCATTAGCTGTTCCAAACGAGGCATCAAATAGTGACTCAAATGCATCTTCAGCTACTGGTGC
This genomic stretch from Primulina huaijiensis isolate GDHJ02 unplaced genomic scaffold, ASM1229523v2 scaffold33575, whole genome shotgun sequence harbors:
- the LOC140968224 gene encoding uncharacterized protein codes for the protein MANTNSSAWNLQMGQSAVDDQSSPYFLHHSDNPGLLLVSQQLTGENFPSWHRAMTIALSVKNNLGFIDGSIPKPPETDLNLTNAWTQNNNIVISWLLNFVSKEISASVLFAESAEDI